One region of Eupeodes corollae chromosome 1, idEupCoro1.1, whole genome shotgun sequence genomic DNA includes:
- the LOC129938713 gene encoding uncharacterized protein LOC129938713 isoform X2 — protein sequence MDLAVPQELEELILCSCCLLPFNETDALPKLLTCRHYFCLKCVNSILQKGSELYCMHCWKRTEIPGPEMKPDNLPTYGAILFLTKNMNMLSISKPKISSGKQRSSSSTSSVNSNNGGACSGGNTTNGNSNSTTASGNSCSSKSNSDPKLSQTASTKIKKGENCMTHAMPNTLWCTKCGILVCRACAASEDHRNHLVKSQVEAKETIQTDIANELFSMQKTLNDVQHLVLKQRDFLLKILESCTALKTQIETELINHVPTLEIAEIRESLCKAKICLDMLDNQSPADALKLYTTLNLEKQRLISRYQEMFLQCKLDDLIRNFGMVFDFDLIKQALVQLHSCVISGGNLDSFGCLTVAAVHHNPVLLLANYCISQLYSRHVLTLKQKQIRLSNNSSGYFQSNPHTFQSQNTVPQQSNHSSQSPQNDGIAQAKTYADITTSSPKSSRNHHHASNTPSKNGFENHRIESLGPVAPPNGIRVPATPPGAFPTNDFNAITVPTMTMIHMQQKHHSKQVHKSNTQQQQSNPSASLLLNPNVHVYPIYFFDIDMNAQTIGRILIEVRNDVAPKMANNFGALATHEVGFGYKGCQIFQCWENESIITGDFELNNGRGGRSVFEEHFFMPDDTKILAIRGSVGMRRSQKRHDNMGLVGSQFRVILREMRGFTGIFAFVVDGLELIEKISQTGDSAGKPQSNVVIQNCGKYQ from the coding sequence atggaCTTAGCCGTGCCACAGGAGCTCGAGGAGCTTATTTTGTGTAGTTGCTGTCTTCTGCCGTTTAATGAAACAGACGCCCTACCGAAGCTTTTAACTTGTcgtcattatttttgtttaaaatgcgTAAATTCCATACTGCAGAAAGGTAGTGAGCTATATTGCATGCACTGTTGGAAACGAACCGAAATACCCGGCCCCGAAATGAAACCGGACAATCTTCCAACCTATGGTGCCATATTATTCCTCACAAAGAACATGAACATGCTCAGCATAAGTAAACCGAAAATATCATCTGGAAAACAACGTTCATCATCATCGACGTCATCTGTTAATTCAAATAATGGTGGCGCTTGCAGTGGAGGAAACACGACTAATGgtaattcaaattcaacaacTGCTAGCGGAAACAGCTGTAGCTCCAAGTCCAATTCGGACCCAAAATTATCACAAACCGCATCGACTAAAATTAAAAAGGGTGAAAATTGCATGACACACGCAATGCCAAATACGCTATGGTGCACTAAATGCGGAATATTAGTGTGTCGAGCTTGTGCAGCTTCGGAAGATCATAGAAATCATTTAGTAAAAAGCCAAGTCGAGGCAAAAGAAACTATTCAAACTGATATTGCTAATGAACTATTTTCCATGCAAAAAACACTTAACGATGTGCAGCATTTAGTTTTGAAACAACGCGATTTTTTGCTCAAGATTTTAGAATCATGCACAGCACTGAAAACTCAAATCGAAACGGAATTGATAAATCATGTACCCACCCTTGAAATCGCTGAAATACGCGAGAGTTTATGCAAAGCTAAAATTTGTTTAGATATGTTAGATAATCAATCGCCTGCCGATGCTCTCAAATTGTATACTACATTAAATTTAGAAAAGCAACGTTTGATAAGCAGATACCAAGAAATGTTCCTACAGTGTAAGCTTGACGatttaattagaaattttggtatggtttttgattttgatctaATAAAACAAGCACTTGTTCAATTACATAGCTGCGTTATAAGCGGAGGCAATTTGGATTCATTTGGCTGCCTAACCGTCGCAGCAGTGCACCACAATCCAGTACTATTGCTTGCAAATTACTGTATTTCACAATTATATTCTCGACATGTTTTGAcactgaaacaaaaacagatacgGCTAAGTAATAACAGTAGCggttattttcaatcaaatcctCATACTTTCCAATCGCAAAACACGGTCCCACAGCAATCTAATCATAGCAGTCAATCACCCCAAAATGATGGAATTGCCCAAGCTAAAACCTATGCCGATATAACAACCAGTTCGCCGAAATCAAGTCGAAACCATCATCATGCGAGTAACACACCGTCCAAAAACGGATTTGAAAATCACCGTATTGAGAGTTTAGGGCCAGTTGCTCCACCTAACGGCATTCGAGTACCAGCAACCCCACCGGGTGCATTTCCAACTAATGATTTTAATGCAATAACCGTTCCAACAATGACTATGATACACATGCAACAAAAACATCATTCTAAACAGGTTCACAAATCTaatacacaacaacaacaatctaACCCTTCAGCCAGTCTTTTGCTTAATCCGAATGTTCATGTATATCCGATATATTTCTTCGACATCGATATGAACGCTCAAACAATAGGTCGAATACTTATTGAAGTACGCAATGATGTTGCACCAAAAATGGCAAACAATTTTGGAGCACTCGCTACTCACGAAGTTGGGTTTGGATATAAAGGTTGTCAAATATTTCAATGCTGGGAAAACGAAAGTATTATCACTGGTGATTTTGAACTTAATAATGGTCGTGGGGGACGATCTGTATTTGAAGAACATTTCTTTATGCCCGACGATACAAAAATTTTAGCTATTCGAGGTTCAGTCGGCATGCGCCGCAGTCAGAAACGACACGACAATATGGGTTTGGTCGGATCTCAGTTTCGAGTAATACTTCGAGAGATGCGTGGCTTTACTGGAATTTTTGCATTTGTAGTTGATGGTTtagaattaattgaaaaaataagtcAAACAGGAGATTCTGCTGGCAAGCCGCAGAGTAATGTTGTGATTCAAAATTGTGGTAAATATCAATAG
- the LOC129938713 gene encoding uncharacterized protein LOC129938713 isoform X1, translating to MNTKRQGLLFDVQFTINRMDLAVPQELEELILCSCCLLPFNETDALPKLLTCRHYFCLKCVNSILQKGSELYCMHCWKRTEIPGPEMKPDNLPTYGAILFLTKNMNMLSISKPKISSGKQRSSSSTSSVNSNNGGACSGGNTTNGNSNSTTASGNSCSSKSNSDPKLSQTASTKIKKGENCMTHAMPNTLWCTKCGILVCRACAASEDHRNHLVKSQVEAKETIQTDIANELFSMQKTLNDVQHLVLKQRDFLLKILESCTALKTQIETELINHVPTLEIAEIRESLCKAKICLDMLDNQSPADALKLYTTLNLEKQRLISRYQEMFLQCKLDDLIRNFGMVFDFDLIKQALVQLHSCVISGGNLDSFGCLTVAAVHHNPVLLLANYCISQLYSRHVLTLKQKQIRLSNNSSGYFQSNPHTFQSQNTVPQQSNHSSQSPQNDGIAQAKTYADITTSSPKSSRNHHHASNTPSKNGFENHRIESLGPVAPPNGIRVPATPPGAFPTNDFNAITVPTMTMIHMQQKHHSKQVHKSNTQQQQSNPSASLLLNPNVHVYPIYFFDIDMNAQTIGRILIEVRNDVAPKMANNFGALATHEVGFGYKGCQIFQCWENESIITGDFELNNGRGGRSVFEEHFFMPDDTKILAIRGSVGMRRSQKRHDNMGLVGSQFRVILREMRGFTGIFAFVVDGLELIEKISQTGDSAGKPQSNVVIQNCGKYQ from the exons ATGAACACAAAAAGACAAGGATTACTTTTTGATGTTCAATTTACAATtaatagg atggaCTTAGCCGTGCCACAGGAGCTCGAGGAGCTTATTTTGTGTAGTTGCTGTCTTCTGCCGTTTAATGAAACAGACGCCCTACCGAAGCTTTTAACTTGTcgtcattatttttgtttaaaatgcgTAAATTCCATACTGCAGAAAGGTAGTGAGCTATATTGCATGCACTGTTGGAAACGAACCGAAATACCCGGCCCCGAAATGAAACCGGACAATCTTCCAACCTATGGTGCCATATTATTCCTCACAAAGAACATGAACATGCTCAGCATAAGTAAACCGAAAATATCATCTGGAAAACAACGTTCATCATCATCGACGTCATCTGTTAATTCAAATAATGGTGGCGCTTGCAGTGGAGGAAACACGACTAATGgtaattcaaattcaacaacTGCTAGCGGAAACAGCTGTAGCTCCAAGTCCAATTCGGACCCAAAATTATCACAAACCGCATCGACTAAAATTAAAAAGGGTGAAAATTGCATGACACACGCAATGCCAAATACGCTATGGTGCACTAAATGCGGAATATTAGTGTGTCGAGCTTGTGCAGCTTCGGAAGATCATAGAAATCATTTAGTAAAAAGCCAAGTCGAGGCAAAAGAAACTATTCAAACTGATATTGCTAATGAACTATTTTCCATGCAAAAAACACTTAACGATGTGCAGCATTTAGTTTTGAAACAACGCGATTTTTTGCTCAAGATTTTAGAATCATGCACAGCACTGAAAACTCAAATCGAAACGGAATTGATAAATCATGTACCCACCCTTGAAATCGCTGAAATACGCGAGAGTTTATGCAAAGCTAAAATTTGTTTAGATATGTTAGATAATCAATCGCCTGCCGATGCTCTCAAATTGTATACTACATTAAATTTAGAAAAGCAACGTTTGATAAGCAGATACCAAGAAATGTTCCTACAGTGTAAGCTTGACGatttaattagaaattttggtatggtttttgattttgatctaATAAAACAAGCACTTGTTCAATTACATAGCTGCGTTATAAGCGGAGGCAATTTGGATTCATTTGGCTGCCTAACCGTCGCAGCAGTGCACCACAATCCAGTACTATTGCTTGCAAATTACTGTATTTCACAATTATATTCTCGACATGTTTTGAcactgaaacaaaaacagatacgGCTAAGTAATAACAGTAGCggttattttcaatcaaatcctCATACTTTCCAATCGCAAAACACGGTCCCACAGCAATCTAATCATAGCAGTCAATCACCCCAAAATGATGGAATTGCCCAAGCTAAAACCTATGCCGATATAACAACCAGTTCGCCGAAATCAAGTCGAAACCATCATCATGCGAGTAACACACCGTCCAAAAACGGATTTGAAAATCACCGTATTGAGAGTTTAGGGCCAGTTGCTCCACCTAACGGCATTCGAGTACCAGCAACCCCACCGGGTGCATTTCCAACTAATGATTTTAATGCAATAACCGTTCCAACAATGACTATGATACACATGCAACAAAAACATCATTCTAAACAGGTTCACAAATCTaatacacaacaacaacaatctaACCCTTCAGCCAGTCTTTTGCTTAATCCGAATGTTCATGTATATCCGATATATTTCTTCGACATCGATATGAACGCTCAAACAATAGGTCGAATACTTATTGAAGTACGCAATGATGTTGCACCAAAAATGGCAAACAATTTTGGAGCACTCGCTACTCACGAAGTTGGGTTTGGATATAAAGGTTGTCAAATATTTCAATGCTGGGAAAACGAAAGTATTATCACTGGTGATTTTGAACTTAATAATGGTCGTGGGGGACGATCTGTATTTGAAGAACATTTCTTTATGCCCGACGATACAAAAATTTTAGCTATTCGAGGTTCAGTCGGCATGCGCCGCAGTCAGAAACGACACGACAATATGGGTTTGGTCGGATCTCAGTTTCGAGTAATACTTCGAGAGATGCGTGGCTTTACTGGAATTTTTGCATTTGTAGTTGATGGTTtagaattaattgaaaaaataagtcAAACAGGAGATTCTGCTGGCAAGCCGCAGAGTAATGTTGTGATTCAAAATTGTGGTAAATATCAATAG